In Prunus dulcis chromosome 2, ALMONDv2, whole genome shotgun sequence, a single genomic region encodes these proteins:
- the LOC117619016 gene encoding monocopper oxidase-like protein SKS1, whose product MALFGLSLFTLFSLTHIALLSTLCSAADPIVSYDFRVSYITASPLGVPQRVIAVNEKFPGPPINATTNNNVVVNVHNELDEHLLLTWSGIQMRRNSWQDGVLGTNCPIPPKWNWTYQFQVKDQIGSFFYFPSLNFQRAAGGFGSFHINNREIIAIPFNKPDGDIFITIGDWYTRNHTALRTALDAGKDLGMPDGVLINGKGPYQYNNTLVPDGIQFETINVDPGKTYRLRVHNVGISTSLNFRIQSHNLLLAETEGHYTMQQNYTNFDIHVGQSYSFLITTDQNASSDYYIVASARFVNESLWQRVTGVAVLHYSNSKGPASGTLPDPPNDVYDKTWSMNQALSIRQNGSASGARPNPQGSFHYGSINITDTYVLKTVPPQIINGKLRATLNGISFSNLTTPIRLADQHKVRGAYKLDFPNKPLNRSLRNDISVINATYKGFIEIIFQNNDTTVQSFHLDGYSFFLVGMDYGEWTEDSRNRYNKWDGISRCTAQVFSGAWTAVLVSLDNPGAWNLRSQNLDRWYLGQETYLRIVNPEENGETEFGVPDNVLYCGALAYMQKEQKHSSATPISGGNIKLFSLLMAFFTLVLYF is encoded by the exons ATGGCTCTGTTTGGGCTCTCTCTGttcactctgttttctttgaCCCACATTGCTCTGCTTTCAACTCTCTGTTCCGCTGCAGACCCCATCGTCTCCTATGACTTCCGAGTATCTTACATCACCGCCTCCCCGCTCGGCGTTCCTCAGCGG GTTATAGCAGTTAATGAGAAGTTTCCTGGTCCTCCTATCAATGCTACTACAAATAACAATGTTGTTGTTAATGTACACAATGAATTGGACGAGCATCTCCTCCTTACTTG GTCTGGGATCCAAATGCGGCGCAATTCATGGCAGGATGGTGTTCTTGGCACAAATTGTCCAATCCCTCCTAAATGGAATTGGACTTATCAGTTTCAAGTTAAGGATCAGATCGGGAGCTTCTTCTACTTCCCATCTTTAAATTTTCAGAGAGCAGCAGGGGGTTTTGGTTCCTTTCATATTAATAACAGGGAAATTATTGCAATTCCTTTTAATAAGCCTGATGGGGATATCTTCATTACTATTGGTGACTGGTATACACGAAACCATACG GCACTGAGAACTGCTCTTGATGCTGGAAAAGACCTCGGGATGCCAGATGGAGTTCTTATCAATGGGAAAGGGCCTTATCAATATAACAATACCCTTGTACCTGATGGGATTCAGTTTGAAACCATCAACGTTGATCCAG GAAAGACTTATCGATTACGTGTGCACAATGTTGGTATTTCAACAAGTTTGAACTTCAGAATTCAGAGTCACAATCTGCTTCTAGCCGAAACAGAGGGGCATTATACAATGCAACAAAACTATACAAACTTTGATATTCATGTAGGACAGTCATATTCATTTCTTATTACCACGGATCAGAATGCCAGTAGTGACTACTACATTGTTGCAAGTGCAAGGTTTGTAAATGAGTCACTTTGGCAAAGGGTTACTGGTGTTGCTGTCTTACACTATTCCAACTCTAAAGGTCCAGCAAGTGGTACTCTCCCTGACCCTCCCAATGATGTTTATGACAAGACATGGTCGATGAACCAGGCATTGAGtatcag GCAAAATGGATCTGCAAGTGGAGCTCGCCCTAATCCTCAGGGATCATTTCACTACGGTTCAATTAATATCACCGATACATACGTGTTAAAGACAGTGCCACCACAGATAATCAATGGGAAACTGCGAGCTACACTTAATGGCATCTCATTTTCCAATCTTACTACACCAATCAGGCTTGCTGATCAGCATAAAGTTAGAGGAGCCTATAAGCTTGATTTCCCCAATAAGCCACTAAATAGATCCCTCCGAAACGACATCTCTGTTATCAATGCTACATATAAGGGTTTTATTGAAATCATTTTCCAGAACAATGACACCACAGTGCAGAGTTTTCATTTGGATGgatattccttttttttggttgg GATGGATTATGGTGAGTGGACTGAAGACAGCAGAAATAGATACAATAAGTGGGATGGAATCTCTCGCTGCACTGCACAG GTTTTCTCTGGTGCATGGACGGCAGTGCTCGTCTCGCTTGACAACCCTGGGGCATGGAATCTTAGATCACAAAACCTTGATAGATGGTATCTGGGCCAAGAGACATATTTGAGAATTGTGAATCCAGAGGAGAACGGTGAAACGGAGTTTGGTGTGCCTGATAATGTTCTGTATTGTGGTGCACTAGCCTACATGCAGAA GGAACAGAAGCACTCTTCTGCAACACCAATTTCCGGAGGAAATATCAAGCTCTTCTCCCTGCTAATGGCATTCTTCACTTTGGTTTTGTACTTTTAG